In Mercenaria mercenaria strain notata chromosome 15, MADL_Memer_1, whole genome shotgun sequence, a single genomic region encodes these proteins:
- the LOC123549645 gene encoding E3 ubiquitin-protein ligase CCNB1IP1-like isoform X1, with protein sequence MEGGDLICNFKKCRKRLTNVAYVTACSHVFCDEDGTREFNKSTTCPACQTDLANKFEIVRNNLQPSEQYKSMILAGLKPDVICEIASRAHAFWAYQSYQEKTYQEYVASKSKERCTQIEQYYEQIVSRTSTELNTLKSQLSASKKDVEETKKKLNEISDKLQERNRQHQKLQSMYDAMRRKFITMSSFEAKDNPASAATVYRVQSRESLSAASDHVVNNGPERHLHGDHSTSPNHFDFNPRLGHADSDIPANHVQKKFSVGLGTPRQ encoded by the exons ATGGAAGGAGGTGATCTGATATGTAACTTCAAGAAATGCCGCAAGAGACTTACAAATGTTGCATAC GTGACTGCATGCTCACAT GTATTCTGTGACGAAGATGGTACCAGAGAATTCAACAAATCAACAACCTGTCCTGCAT GCCAGACAGACCTTGCCAACAAGTTTGAAATTGTGAGGAATAATCTCCAGCCTTCTGAACAATACAAGTCA ATGATTCTAGCTGGACTCAAGCCCGATGTTATATGTGAAATTGCATCTAGAGCTCATGCATTCTGGGCTTACCAG TCGTACCAAGAGAAGACTTACCAAGAATATGTAGCCTCAAAGTCCAAAGAAAGATGTACACAGATAGAACAATATTATGAGCAGATAGTCTCCAGGACATCAACTGAACTCAATA CATTAAAGTCGCAGCTGTCAG CATCGAAAAAAGATGTGGAAGAAACAAAGAAGAAATTGAACGAGATATCTGATAAGCTGCAGGAGAGGAATAGGCAACATCAGAAACTTCAG tcaaTGTATGATGCAATGAGAAGGAAGTTTATTACTATGTCCAGTTTTGAAGCAAAGGATAACCCAGCATCAGCCGCCACAGTATACAGAGTCCAGTCTAGGGAATCTCTCAGTGCTGCTAGTGACCatg TGGTGAATAATGGACCAGAGAGGCATTTACATGGCGACCATTCTACGTCACCTAACC ATTTTGATTTCAATCCACGTCTTGGCCACGCAGATTCAGATATCCCTGCTAACCATGTACAGAAGAAGTTCAGTGTAGGACTTGGAACACCAAGACAATGA
- the LOC123549645 gene encoding E3 ubiquitin-protein ligase CCNB1IP1-like isoform X3, with translation MEGGDLICNFKKCRKRLTNVAYVTACSHVFCDEDGTREFNKSTTCPACQTDLANKFEIVRNNLQPSEQYKSMILAGLKPDVICEIASRAHAFWAYQSYQEKTYQEYVASKSKERCTQIEQYYEQIVSRTSTELNTLKSQLSASKKDVEETKKKLNEISDKLQERNRQHQKLQSMYDAMRRKFITMSSFEAKDNPASAATVYRVQSRESLSAASDHDFDFNPRLGHADSDIPANHVQKKFSVGLGTPRQ, from the exons ATGGAAGGAGGTGATCTGATATGTAACTTCAAGAAATGCCGCAAGAGACTTACAAATGTTGCATAC GTGACTGCATGCTCACAT GTATTCTGTGACGAAGATGGTACCAGAGAATTCAACAAATCAACAACCTGTCCTGCAT GCCAGACAGACCTTGCCAACAAGTTTGAAATTGTGAGGAATAATCTCCAGCCTTCTGAACAATACAAGTCA ATGATTCTAGCTGGACTCAAGCCCGATGTTATATGTGAAATTGCATCTAGAGCTCATGCATTCTGGGCTTACCAG TCGTACCAAGAGAAGACTTACCAAGAATATGTAGCCTCAAAGTCCAAAGAAAGATGTACACAGATAGAACAATATTATGAGCAGATAGTCTCCAGGACATCAACTGAACTCAATA CATTAAAGTCGCAGCTGTCAG CATCGAAAAAAGATGTGGAAGAAACAAAGAAGAAATTGAACGAGATATCTGATAAGCTGCAGGAGAGGAATAGGCAACATCAGAAACTTCAG tcaaTGTATGATGCAATGAGAAGGAAGTTTATTACTATGTCCAGTTTTGAAGCAAAGGATAACCCAGCATCAGCCGCCACAGTATACAGAGTCCAGTCTAGGGAATCTCTCAGTGCTGCTAGTGACCatg ATTTTGATTTCAATCCACGTCTTGGCCACGCAGATTCAGATATCCCTGCTAACCATGTACAGAAGAAGTTCAGTGTAGGACTTGGAACACCAAGACAATGA
- the LOC123549645 gene encoding E3 ubiquitin-protein ligase CCNB1IP1-like isoform X2 gives MEGGDLICNFKKCRKRLTNVAYVTACSHVFCDEDGTREFNKSTTCPACQTDLANKFEIVRNNLQPSEQYKSMILAGLKPDVICEIASRAHAFWAYQSYQEKTYQEYVASKSKERCTQIEQYYEQIVSRTSTELNTSKKDVEETKKKLNEISDKLQERNRQHQKLQSMYDAMRRKFITMSSFEAKDNPASAATVYRVQSRESLSAASDHVVNNGPERHLHGDHSTSPNHFDFNPRLGHADSDIPANHVQKKFSVGLGTPRQ, from the exons ATGGAAGGAGGTGATCTGATATGTAACTTCAAGAAATGCCGCAAGAGACTTACAAATGTTGCATAC GTGACTGCATGCTCACAT GTATTCTGTGACGAAGATGGTACCAGAGAATTCAACAAATCAACAACCTGTCCTGCAT GCCAGACAGACCTTGCCAACAAGTTTGAAATTGTGAGGAATAATCTCCAGCCTTCTGAACAATACAAGTCA ATGATTCTAGCTGGACTCAAGCCCGATGTTATATGTGAAATTGCATCTAGAGCTCATGCATTCTGGGCTTACCAG TCGTACCAAGAGAAGACTTACCAAGAATATGTAGCCTCAAAGTCCAAAGAAAGATGTACACAGATAGAACAATATTATGAGCAGATAGTCTCCAGGACATCAACTGAACTCAATA CATCGAAAAAAGATGTGGAAGAAACAAAGAAGAAATTGAACGAGATATCTGATAAGCTGCAGGAGAGGAATAGGCAACATCAGAAACTTCAG tcaaTGTATGATGCAATGAGAAGGAAGTTTATTACTATGTCCAGTTTTGAAGCAAAGGATAACCCAGCATCAGCCGCCACAGTATACAGAGTCCAGTCTAGGGAATCTCTCAGTGCTGCTAGTGACCatg TGGTGAATAATGGACCAGAGAGGCATTTACATGGCGACCATTCTACGTCACCTAACC ATTTTGATTTCAATCCACGTCTTGGCCACGCAGATTCAGATATCCCTGCTAACCATGTACAGAAGAAGTTCAGTGTAGGACTTGGAACACCAAGACAATGA